The following are encoded in a window of Camelus ferus isolate YT-003-E chromosome 28, BCGSAC_Cfer_1.0, whole genome shotgun sequence genomic DNA:
- the ST3GAL5 gene encoding lactosylceramide alpha-2,3-sialyltransferase isoform X2, with protein MPSEYNCVKLRSDCSRPSLQWYTRAQNKMRRPSLLLKDILKCTLLVFGVWILYILKLNYTTEECDMKKMHYVDPDRIKRAQKYAQQVLQRECRPHFAKRSMAQLFGPRYSTDLPPFVRKGPKGTEAEYKYDPPFGFRKFSSKVQTLLEILPEHDFPEHLKAKSCRRCVVIGSGGILHGLELGHALNQFDVVIRLNSAPVEGYSEHVGNKTTIRMTYPEGAPLSDLEYYSNDLFVAVLFKSVDFNWLQAMVKNETLPFWVRLFFWKQVAEKIPLQPKHFRILNPVIIKETAFDILQYSEPQSRFWGRDKNVPTIGVMAVVLATHLCDEVSLAGFGYDLNQPRTPLHYFDNLCMAAMNFQTMHNVTTETRFLLQLVREGVVPDLSGGIHCEF; from the exons ATGCCCAGTGAGTACAACTGTGTGAAGCTGAGAAGCGACTGCTCGAGGCCCTCCCTGCAATGGTATACCCGAGCTCAGAACAAGATGAGAAGACCTAGCTTGTTGCTGAAGGACATCCTCAA gtgtaCTTTGCTTGTGTTTGGAGTGTGGATCCTTTACATCCTCAAGTTAAATTATACTACTGAAGAATGcgacatgaaaaaaatgcattatgtGGACCCCGACCGCATAAAG agagcccagaagtacGCCCAGCAGGTGCTGCAGAGGGAATGCAGGCCCCACTTTGCCAAGAGGTCAATGGCACAGCTCTTCGGGCCCAGGTACAGCACGGACTTACCGCCCTTCGTGAGGAAGGGCCCCAAAGGGACCGAGGCCGAGTACAAGTACGACCCTCCTTTTGGATTCCGCAAGTTCTCCAGTAAAGTCCAGACCCTCTTGGAAATCTTGCCTGAGCACGACTTCCCTGAACACTTGAAAGCCAAGAGCTGCAGGCGCTGTGTGGTGATTGGCAGCGGCGGGATCCTGCACGGCCTGGAGCTGGGCCATGCCCTCAACCAGTTCGACGTTGTGATAAG GTTAAACAGTGCACCAGTTGAAGGATATTCCGAGCACGTGGGCAATAAAACTACTATAAGGATGACTTATCCAGAGGGTGCACCACTGTCTGACCTTGAGTATTATTCCAATGACttgtttgttgctgttttatttaaGAGTGTTGACTTCAACTGGCTTCAGGCGATGGTCAAAAATGAAACCCTG CCTTTTTGGGTGCGACTCTTCTTTTGGAAGCAGGTGGCGGAAAAAATCCCACTACAGCCAAAACATTTCAGGATTTTGAATCCAGTGATTATCAAAGAGACTGCCTTTGACATCCTTCAGTACTCAGAGCCTCAGTCAAGGTTCTGGGGCCGAGATAAG AATGTCCCCACGATTGGTGTCATGGCTGTTGTCTTAGCCACGCATCTGTGTGACGAAGTCAGTTTGGCAGGCTTTGGCTATGACCTCAACCAGCCCAGAACACCTTTGCACTACTTTGACAATCTCTGCATGGCCGCCATGAACTTTCAGACCATGCACAACGTGACGACGGAGACCAGGTTCCTCCTGCAGCTGGTCAGAGAGGGCGTGGTGCCGGATCTCAGCGGAGGCATCCATTGTGAATTTTGA
- the ST3GAL5 gene encoding lactosylceramide alpha-2,3-sialyltransferase isoform X1, with the protein MRTKAAGGAERRPLQPRPEAAAAAAAAAAAPAGRAMPSEYNCVKLRSDCSRPSLQWYTRAQNKMRRPSLLLKDILKCTLLVFGVWILYILKLNYTTEECDMKKMHYVDPDRIKRAQKYAQQVLQRECRPHFAKRSMAQLFGPRYSTDLPPFVRKGPKGTEAEYKYDPPFGFRKFSSKVQTLLEILPEHDFPEHLKAKSCRRCVVIGSGGILHGLELGHALNQFDVVIRLNSAPVEGYSEHVGNKTTIRMTYPEGAPLSDLEYYSNDLFVAVLFKSVDFNWLQAMVKNETLPFWVRLFFWKQVAEKIPLQPKHFRILNPVIIKETAFDILQYSEPQSRFWGRDKNVPTIGVMAVVLATHLCDEVSLAGFGYDLNQPRTPLHYFDNLCMAAMNFQTMHNVTTETRFLLQLVREGVVPDLSGGIHCEF; encoded by the exons CAATGCCCAGTGAGTACAACTGTGTGAAGCTGAGAAGCGACTGCTCGAGGCCCTCCCTGCAATGGTATACCCGAGCTCAGAACAAGATGAGAAGACCTAGCTTGTTGCTGAAGGACATCCTCAA gtgtaCTTTGCTTGTGTTTGGAGTGTGGATCCTTTACATCCTCAAGTTAAATTATACTACTGAAGAATGcgacatgaaaaaaatgcattatgtGGACCCCGACCGCATAAAG agagcccagaagtacGCCCAGCAGGTGCTGCAGAGGGAATGCAGGCCCCACTTTGCCAAGAGGTCAATGGCACAGCTCTTCGGGCCCAGGTACAGCACGGACTTACCGCCCTTCGTGAGGAAGGGCCCCAAAGGGACCGAGGCCGAGTACAAGTACGACCCTCCTTTTGGATTCCGCAAGTTCTCCAGTAAAGTCCAGACCCTCTTGGAAATCTTGCCTGAGCACGACTTCCCTGAACACTTGAAAGCCAAGAGCTGCAGGCGCTGTGTGGTGATTGGCAGCGGCGGGATCCTGCACGGCCTGGAGCTGGGCCATGCCCTCAACCAGTTCGACGTTGTGATAAG GTTAAACAGTGCACCAGTTGAAGGATATTCCGAGCACGTGGGCAATAAAACTACTATAAGGATGACTTATCCAGAGGGTGCACCACTGTCTGACCTTGAGTATTATTCCAATGACttgtttgttgctgttttatttaaGAGTGTTGACTTCAACTGGCTTCAGGCGATGGTCAAAAATGAAACCCTG CCTTTTTGGGTGCGACTCTTCTTTTGGAAGCAGGTGGCGGAAAAAATCCCACTACAGCCAAAACATTTCAGGATTTTGAATCCAGTGATTATCAAAGAGACTGCCTTTGACATCCTTCAGTACTCAGAGCCTCAGTCAAGGTTCTGGGGCCGAGATAAG AATGTCCCCACGATTGGTGTCATGGCTGTTGTCTTAGCCACGCATCTGTGTGACGAAGTCAGTTTGGCAGGCTTTGGCTATGACCTCAACCAGCCCAGAACACCTTTGCACTACTTTGACAATCTCTGCATGGCCGCCATGAACTTTCAGACCATGCACAACGTGACGACGGAGACCAGGTTCCTCCTGCAGCTGGTCAGAGAGGGCGTGGTGCCGGATCTCAGCGGAGGCATCCATTGTGAATTTTGA